One Pseudomonadota bacterium genomic region harbors:
- a CDS encoding glycosyltransferase family 4 protein, translating to MLGFRNQGALPAIYAAANLLVLPSITETWGLVVNEAFSLGLPALVSDRVGCGPDMIAGRDTGAVFTHDDEAALASALGEALSRPERLAGWGRNAQALAKAEFGFDAMSQGVVHMLEQA from the coding sequence ATGCTCGGGTTCAGAAATCAGGGGGCCTTGCCGGCAATCTACGCGGCTGCCAATCTGCTGGTGCTCCCGTCGATTACCGAAACCTGGGGCCTGGTGGTGAACGAAGCCTTTTCCCTGGGATTGCCCGCTCTTGTCAGTGATCGCGTCGGTTGCGGCCCTGACATGATTGCCGGCCGGGATACGGGTGCGGTGTTTACACACGACGATGAGGCTGCCCTGGCCTCGGCGCTCGGCGAAGCACTCTCTCGGCCCGAGCGCCTGGCCGGCTGGGGGCGAAACGCCCAGGCGCTGGCTAAGGCAGAGTTTGGCTTTGACGCCATGAGTCAGGGTGTTGTCCACATGTTGGAGCAGGCCTGA